One genomic segment of Cervus canadensis isolate Bull #8, Minnesota chromosome 14, ASM1932006v1, whole genome shotgun sequence includes these proteins:
- the LOC122453374 gene encoding wiskott-Aldrich syndrome protein homolog yields MGAPSAPVDRRPEVPADAKRPPPHPPEAGRALPHHLLHRYGRPPPTPAPDPVLCPQPPGPPTRARGPGTLLPPPPRAERTGSVAPSGQGHDRGPEQRTTTG; encoded by the exons ATGGGGGCCCCCAGTGCGCCGGTCGACCGCCGCCCGGAGGTCCCCGCCGACGCCAAAAGaccacccccacatccccccGAAGCGGGcagagccctcccccaccacctcctacaCCGGTAcggccgccccccccccacccccgccccggacCCCGTCCTCTGCCCTCAACCACCGGGGCCCCCTACCCGCGCCCGCGGCCCaggcaccctcctccctccaccaccaaGGGCAGAGAGGACGGGAAGCGTGGCGCCAAGCGGGCAGGGACACGACAGAG GCCCAGAGCAGCGGACGACGACCGGCTGA